One Pseudomonas sp. AN-1 genomic region harbors:
- a CDS encoding DUF6387 family protein — protein MAKIDRVEDLPGWFKQEHYSGCKSFRAVDWHGELSRRKSLWEFYETYPDMQFGTFSETVRWLTIGIQEEPIIARRTADVGVVAPIQSVTAGELMFQRCFDRANGSDAALFWDAIEFRHTKEISKVLGKPLFLSCDRRHECPKPVIQIDLEATDSVLRDAFDSWLKRTRDEQGGAAKRECPAYKNWASYGLLPYLDLRIWTMETGNQIPLHVMAQAVGYCKGGDSFRKTVQKLAYELMSSLAELKALAAIEAASEKPVA, from the coding sequence GTGGCCAAGATTGACCGCGTAGAAGACCTACCGGGATGGTTCAAGCAGGAGCATTACAGCGGCTGCAAAAGCTTTAGGGCAGTGGATTGGCATGGAGAGTTAAGCCGCCGGAAAAGCCTATGGGAGTTCTACGAGACGTATCCGGATATGCAGTTTGGAACGTTCAGTGAGACTGTTCGGTGGCTCACGATAGGTATTCAAGAAGAACCAATTATTGCCCGCAGGACGGCGGATGTGGGGGTGGTCGCGCCCATCCAAAGTGTGACTGCGGGGGAACTTATGTTCCAGAGATGCTTTGACCGTGCGAATGGCTCGGACGCGGCTCTATTTTGGGACGCAATAGAATTCCGTCACACCAAGGAGATCAGCAAGGTTCTCGGGAAGCCACTTTTCTTGAGTTGCGACAGGCGGCACGAATGCCCGAAGCCTGTTATTCAGATCGACTTAGAGGCCACTGATTCAGTATTGAGGGACGCTTTCGATTCTTGGCTGAAGCGCACCCGAGATGAGCAAGGCGGCGCAGCCAAGCGGGAATGCCCGGCCTACAAGAATTGGGCGAGCTACGGGCTGTTGCCGTATCTGGACCTGCGGATTTGGACAATGGAAACCGGCAACCAGATACCGCTTCACGTCATGGCGCAGGCGGTCGGCTACTGCAAAGGCGGCGATAGTTTTCGGAAGACCGTACAGAAACTGGCGTACGAACTGATGAGCAGCCTAGCCGAACTGAAGGCGCTGGCCGCTATCGAGGCAGCATCGGAAAAACCCGTGGCCTGA
- the hflD gene encoding high frequency lysogenization protein HflD, with translation MTREQERLIALAGVFTAAALVERLAKTGQVQEGPLTCMLGSLLVRNPKDTLEVYGGDHFNLREGLRALAGALERNPQNLPRDCLRYALALLALQRQLDKRSDMLQVIGSRLQQIDSQAQLFGIAHDNVVAACAALYQDTLSTFRQRIQVHGEMQHLQNSRNAEKIRALLLAGIRSAMLWRQLGGHRWQLLFSRRKLLNELYPLLRG, from the coding sequence ATGACCCGCGAACAGGAACGCCTGATCGCCCTCGCCGGGGTGTTCACCGCCGCCGCACTGGTCGAGCGCCTGGCCAAGACCGGCCAGGTCCAGGAGGGGCCGCTGACCTGCATGCTCGGCAGCCTGCTGGTGCGCAACCCCAAGGACACCCTCGAGGTGTACGGTGGCGACCACTTCAACCTGCGCGAGGGCCTGCGCGCCCTGGCCGGCGCCCTCGAGCGCAACCCGCAGAACCTGCCGCGCGACTGCCTGCGCTATGCCCTGGCCCTGCTGGCCCTGCAGCGCCAGCTCGACAAGCGCAGCGACATGCTGCAGGTGATCGGCAGCCGCCTGCAGCAGATCGACAGCCAGGCGCAGCTGTTCGGCATCGCCCATGACAACGTGGTGGCCGCCTGCGCCGCGCTGTACCAGGACACGCTGAGCACCTTCCGCCAGCGCATCCAGGTGCATGGCGAGATGCAGCACCTGCAGAACAGCCGCAACGCCGAGAAGATCCGCGCCCTGCTGCTCGCCGGCATCCGCAGCGCCATGCTCTGGCGCCAGCTCGGCGGCCACCGCTGGCAGCTGCTGTTCAGCCGGCGCAAGCTGCTGAACGAGCTCTACCCGCTGCTGCGCGGCTGA
- a CDS encoding NUDIX hydrolase — MKRFIPHVTVATVVEDQGRFLLVEERAEGRLVLNQPAGHLEADETLLEAALRETLEETGWEVELTGVTGIYLYTAPANGVTYQRVCFAARPLRHRPELPLDHGIIGPRWLTREELEERREQWRSALVPRCIDDYLTGGCYPLELIREPAFLTAGK, encoded by the coding sequence ATGAAACGCTTCATCCCCCACGTCACCGTGGCCACCGTGGTCGAGGACCAGGGCCGCTTCCTGCTGGTCGAGGAGCGCGCCGAGGGTCGCCTGGTGCTCAACCAGCCCGCCGGCCACCTGGAAGCCGACGAGACCCTGCTCGAGGCCGCGCTGCGCGAGACCCTCGAGGAAACCGGCTGGGAGGTCGAGCTGACCGGCGTCACCGGCATCTACCTGTACACCGCCCCGGCCAACGGCGTGACCTACCAGCGCGTGTGCTTCGCCGCCCGCCCGCTGCGCCATCGCCCGGAGCTGCCACTGGATCACGGCATCATCGGCCCGCGCTGGCTGACCCGCGAGGAGCTGGAAGAGCGCCGCGAGCAATGGCGCAGCGCCCTGGTGCCGCGCTGCATCGACGACTATCTGACCGGCGGCTGCTACCCGCTGGAACTGATCCGCGAGCCGGCCTTCCTCACCGCCGGGAAGTAG
- the mnmA gene encoding tRNA 2-thiouridine(34) synthase MnmA: MRDPAHTRVIVGMSGGVDSSVSALLLQQQGYQVEGLFMKNWEEDDGTEYCTAREDLADAQAVCDRLGIKLHTANFAAEYWDNVFEHFLAEYKAGRTPNPDILCNREIKFKAFLDYALMLGADLIATGHYVRRRDIDGRSELLKGLDPNKDQSYFLHAVGGEQIGKTLFPVGELEKPAVRAIAEQYGLATAKKKDSTGICFIGERRFRDFLKQYLPAQPGDIQTVDGKVIGRHHGLMYHTIGQRQGLGIGGMKDAGDDAWYVLAKDLARNVLIVGQGHHHPWLMSRSLNASQIYWVNPVDLSQPLRLTAKVRYRQQDQACTLARTAQGGYVATFDEPQRAVTPGQSVVFYAGEVCLGGGVIETATPWDAEIQRP; the protein is encoded by the coding sequence ATGCGTGACCCAGCCCATACCCGCGTGATCGTCGGCATGTCCGGCGGCGTGGACTCCTCCGTCTCGGCCCTGCTCCTGCAGCAGCAGGGCTATCAGGTCGAAGGCCTGTTCATGAAGAACTGGGAGGAGGACGACGGCACCGAGTACTGCACCGCCAGGGAGGACCTGGCCGACGCCCAGGCCGTGTGCGACCGGCTCGGCATCAAGCTGCACACCGCCAACTTCGCCGCCGAGTACTGGGACAACGTGTTCGAGCACTTCCTTGCCGAATACAAGGCCGGCCGCACGCCCAACCCGGACATCCTGTGCAACCGGGAAATCAAGTTCAAGGCGTTCCTCGACTACGCCCTGATGCTCGGCGCCGACCTGATCGCCACCGGCCACTACGTGCGCCGCCGCGACATCGACGGACGCAGCGAGCTGCTCAAGGGCCTCGACCCCAACAAGGACCAGAGCTACTTCCTGCACGCCGTCGGCGGCGAGCAGATCGGCAAGACCCTGTTCCCGGTGGGCGAACTGGAGAAGCCGGCGGTACGCGCCATCGCCGAGCAGTACGGCCTGGCCACCGCCAAGAAGAAGGACTCCACCGGCATCTGCTTCATCGGCGAGCGGCGCTTCCGCGACTTCCTCAAGCAGTACCTGCCGGCCCAGCCGGGCGACATCCAGACCGTCGACGGCAAGGTGATCGGTCGCCATCACGGCCTGATGTACCACACCATCGGCCAGCGCCAGGGCCTGGGCATCGGCGGCATGAAGGATGCCGGCGACGACGCCTGGTACGTGCTGGCCAAGGACCTGGCGCGCAACGTGCTGATCGTTGGCCAGGGTCACCACCACCCGTGGCTGATGTCACGCAGCCTCAATGCCTCGCAGATCTACTGGGTCAACCCGGTCGACCTGAGCCAGCCGCTGCGCCTCACCGCCAAGGTGCGCTACCGCCAGCAGGACCAGGCGTGCACCCTGGCGCGCACCGCGCAAGGCGGCTATGTCGCCACCTTCGACGAGCCGCAGCGGGCGGTCACTCCCGGCCAGTCGGTGGTGTTCTACGCTGGCGAGGTCTGCCTCGGCGGCGGCGTGATCGAGACCGCCACGCCCTGGGATGCGGAGATCCAGCGCCCATGA
- a CDS encoding tyrosine-type recombinase/integrase, protein MRKLNSKQVENLIEPGTYEDGDGLRLVVKATGRKSWVLRYQLNGKRREMGLGSFPEVSLKAARLAAGDQRKLLAAGADPMAARDAERERQREALRQQEANRRPFEVLALEYLEAHGAGWSDQWRKGWRSKLERYAFPVIGKLPASAIETEHVLHVLQPIWGTVTRTADEVRGQIERVLDAAKAQKLREGDNPARWRGHLENLLSKADKSKARKRQHLPAMSWRDVPALMVRLAADGTRDAVAMRLLILTGSRSHMIRFAEWSEFDLKAGVWSLPAERMKMRQAFDIPLAPEVVELLEAIPRTDGSPYLFPGQGRSGVMQSKAFLRLLLRLELEGVTTHGFRSSFRDWANERTHYPREVCELALAHDERDQTEGAYSRSDFLEKRRALMADWAKYITTPPAANVIQGDFKRA, encoded by the coding sequence ATGCGCAAGCTTAACTCAAAGCAAGTCGAGAACCTGATAGAGCCGGGCACCTATGAAGACGGCGACGGCCTGCGCCTGGTCGTAAAGGCCACCGGGCGCAAATCGTGGGTGCTGCGCTATCAGCTCAACGGCAAGCGCCGGGAGATGGGCTTGGGGAGCTTCCCCGAGGTGAGCTTGAAGGCCGCCCGCCTGGCTGCCGGGGATCAACGCAAGCTGTTGGCTGCTGGCGCCGATCCGATGGCCGCTCGTGACGCCGAACGCGAGCGCCAGCGCGAAGCCCTGCGCCAGCAGGAAGCCAACCGCCGCCCGTTCGAGGTTCTGGCCCTGGAGTATCTGGAGGCGCACGGGGCCGGCTGGTCGGATCAATGGCGCAAGGGCTGGCGCTCCAAGTTGGAACGCTACGCCTTCCCGGTTATTGGCAAGCTGCCGGCCAGCGCCATTGAAACGGAACACGTCCTGCACGTGTTGCAACCGATCTGGGGAACCGTCACCCGCACGGCTGACGAGGTGCGCGGGCAAATCGAGCGCGTGCTAGATGCCGCCAAGGCCCAAAAACTGCGCGAGGGCGACAACCCGGCACGCTGGCGCGGGCATCTGGAAAACCTGCTGAGCAAGGCCGACAAGTCCAAGGCTCGCAAGCGCCAGCACTTGCCCGCTATGAGCTGGCGCGACGTGCCGGCGCTAATGGTGAGGCTGGCTGCCGATGGTACGCGGGACGCAGTGGCAATGCGCCTGCTGATCCTGACTGGCTCCCGGTCGCACATGATCCGCTTTGCCGAGTGGTCGGAGTTCGATTTGAAGGCGGGCGTCTGGTCGCTGCCTGCCGAGCGTATGAAGATGCGCCAAGCCTTCGACATTCCCCTGGCGCCCGAAGTGGTCGAGCTGCTGGAAGCCATCCCGCGCACCGATGGCAGTCCGTACCTTTTCCCCGGTCAAGGCCGGTCGGGCGTCATGCAGTCAAAGGCGTTTCTGCGCCTGCTGCTGCGCCTGGAACTGGAGGGGGTTACAACCCATGGCTTCCGGTCGAGCTTCCGCGACTGGGCGAACGAGCGCACCCACTACCCGCGTGAAGTCTGCGAGCTGGCGCTAGCCCATGATGAGCGCGACCAGACCGAGGGCGCCTATTCCCGGTCGGACTTTCTGGAGAAACGCCGCGCCCTGATGGCTGACTGGGCGAAGTACATCACCACCCCGCCAGCGGCAAACGTCATTCAAGGCGACTTCAAGCGCGCCTAA
- a CDS encoding AlpA family transcriptional regulator — MPTAVATQPRRIMRLPQVQAATGFGRAWIYELMKRGDFPQARKIGTRAVGWPSDEIEAWVSDRLEGRA, encoded by the coding sequence ATGCCAACCGCCGTTGCCACCCAACCCCGCCGCATCATGCGCCTGCCGCAAGTACAGGCCGCCACCGGCTTTGGCCGCGCCTGGATTTACGAGCTGATGAAGCGCGGAGACTTCCCCCAAGCCCGCAAGATCGGCACCCGCGCCGTGGGCTGGCCCAGCGATGAAATCGAAGCGTGGGTGTCTGAT